In Trifolium pratense cultivar HEN17-A07 linkage group LG7, ARS_RC_1.1, whole genome shotgun sequence, a genomic segment contains:
- the LOC123898646 gene encoding protein DETOXIFICATION 40-like, with product MDSSNKNVAEEPLLFSHSIATPSNQHESDGELERILSDTTVPYFNRVGSASWIELKLLFIIAAPAVFVYLINYVMSMSTQILSGHLGTLELAAASLGNTGIQIFAYGLMLGMGSAVETLCGQAFGAEKFDMLGLYLQRSTILLTITGFFLTVIYIFSEQILILIGQSPRIASAAALFVYGLIPQIFAYAINFPIQKFLQAQSIVLPSAYISAATLVVHIILSWVAIYKIGLGLLGASLVLSFSWWIIVIAQFVYILKSEKCKRTWNGFTLEAFSGLPQFFKLSAASAVMLCLETWYLQILVLLAGLLPNPEIALDSLSICTTISGWVFMISVGFNAAASVRVSNELGARNPKSASFSVVVVTLISFVISVILAVVVFALRDVISYVFTEGEVVAAAVSDLCPLLCLTLVLNGIQPVLSGVAVGCGWQAFVAYVNVGCYYIVGIPLGAVLGFYFNFGAKGIWLGMIGGTLMQTIILIWVTFRTDWNKEVEEATNRLNKLEDRREPLLN from the exons atggATTCATCCAACAAAAATGTCGCTGAGGAACCACTTTTATTCTCTCACAGTATTGCTACGCCGTCGAATCAGCATGAATCCGACGGCGAGCTTGAGAGAATACTATCTGACACCACCGTGCCATACTTCAACCGTGTCGGCTCCGCCTCCTGGATTGAGCTTAAACTATTGTTCATCATAGCTGCCCCTGCTGTTTTTGTTTATCTCATTAACTATGTTATGTCTATGTCCACTCAAATCTTATCCGGCCACCTTGGGACTCTTGAACTTGCCGCGGCGTCTCTCGGTAACACCGGTATCCAAATCTTTGCTTATGGTCTCATG TTGGGTATGGGAAGTGCAGTTGAGACACTATGTGGACAAGCATTTGGAGCAGAAAAATTTGACATGCTAGgattatatttacaaagatcaACCATTCTTCTAACAATAACCGGTTTTTTTCTAACCGTTATTTACATCTTTAGCGAACAAATTCTTATCTTAATCGGACAATCACCAAGAATCGCTTCTGCAGCCGCACTTTTTGTCTACGGACTTATCCCACAAATATTTGCTTATGCAATCAATTTTCCAATCCAAAAATTCCTTCAAGCACAAAGCATTGTTCTACCAAGTGCTTATATTTCAGCAGCAACTTTAGTTGTTCATATAATATTGAGTTGGGTTGCTATCTATAAGATTGGTTTAGGCTTATTGGGTGCTTCATTGGTTTTGAGTTTTTCTTGGTGGATTATTGTTATTGCtcaatttgtttatattttgaagaGTGAAAAGTGTAAGAGGACATGGAATGGGTTTACTTTGGAGGCATTTTCGGGGTTGCCGCAGTTTTTTAAACTGTCGGCTGCATCGGCGGTTATGTTGTGTCTTGAAACTTGGTACCTTCAGATTCTTGTTTTGCTTGCTGGGCTTCTTCCTAACCCTGAGATCGCTCTTGATTCTCTTTCTATTTG TACCACAATTTCAGGATGGGTTTTCATGATCTCTGTTGGATTCAACGCAGCTGCAAG TGTAAGAGTGAGCAATGAACTAGGAGCAAGAAATCCAAAATCAGCATCATTTTCAGTTGTGGTGGTGACATTGATATCATTTGTAATATCAGTAATACTAGCAGTGGTTGTGTTTGCATTGAGAGATGTTATTAGCTATGTCTTCACAGAAGGTGaagttgttgctgctgctgtcTCAGATCTTTGTCCACTCCTCTGTCTTACTCTTGTCCTCAATGGCATTCAGCCTGTCTTATCTG ggGTTGCTGTTGGCTGTGGATGGCAAGCTTTTGTTGCTTATGTGAATGTAGGCTGCTATTATATAGTTGGTATACCATTGGGCGCAGTTCTCggattttatttcaattttggcGCTAAG GGAATATGGCTTGGAATGATTGGTGGAACACTTATGCAGACAATTATTCTAATTTGGGTCACATTTAGAACGGATTGGAATAAAGAG GTGGAAGAAGCAACCAACAGGTTGAACAAATTGGAGGACAGAAGGGAGCCCCtgctaaactaa
- the LOC123897280 gene encoding glutamate receptor 3.7-like, translated as MKQFMVLYLMIWIWVIFFSGIVYSEKPESVNIGAVFTFDSVIGRVAKAAMEMAVSDVNSDPTILNETKLNLIMKDGMCNAFLGSTGAFLVLEQGVAAIIGPQSSAIAHSISQIADAVKVPLISYAATDPTLSSLQFPLFFRTVQSDSEQMVAMANLIDFNGWKEVIVVFLDDDYGRNGVSALSDELENRRLKIAHKLALSIHFDLDEITKLLNQTKVFNPRVFVVHINPDPRLRIFSIAHKLQMMTSEYVWLVTDWLAATLHSFSPANQKSLSVVEGVVGLRQHIPDSRKKRDFVFRWKKMQKEGVANTSLNSYGFFAYDTVWAVAHSIDKFLKVHDNITFSLRDNNMVPHTEGIGIQLEKLKIFANGSDFVNILSLSNFSGVSGQIQFSSDRNVISSGYDVININQMKIKRVGYWSNHSGFSVVPPEVLAKKKHPRVSVDQKLENITWLGGKTERPRGWVIADNAKPLRIGVPRRASFVEFVTELQDSHKIQGYCIDIFMKALEFIPYEIPFVFKPVGNGKANPNYDALVKKIDQNVYDAVVGDIAIVTNRTKIADFSQPFASSSLVIVAPINSSKSNAWVFLKPFSADMWCIIGASFLMIGVVIWILEHRVNDEFRGPPKRQVVTIFMFSLSTLFKTNNNTVSSLSKMVLIVWLFLLMVITASYTASLTSILTVEQLSSPITGIDSLIASNWPIGYQVGSFAYSYLTDNLYVSKSRLVSLGSPEEYAVALRNGPSGGGVAAIVDELPYVELFLSKETEFGIIGQPFTRSSWGFAFQRDSPLALDMSTAILKLAESGELQKIHERWFCKMGCPGERKSNPKPDQLHLISFWGLYLSCAVISVVALVLFLLRMISQYVGFKQRQKDIVAPSSEQSKSHCSRVVVNFFNFIDEKEEAIKKMFTQCDNPHNPPT; from the exons atgaagcagTTCATGGTTTTGTATCTTATGATTTGGATTTGGGTAATTTTCTTTTCTGGTATTGTTTATAGTGAAAAGCCTGAAAGTGTGAATATTGGAGCAGTTTTCACTTTTGATTCTGTCATAGGTAGAGTTGCAAAAGCAGCTATGGAAATGGCTGTTTCTGATGTCAATTCTGACCCAACAATTCTTAATGAGACTAAGCTCAACTTGATAATGAAAGATGGTATGTGTAATGCTTTTCTGGGATCAACTGGAG CTTTTCTGGTACTTGAGCAAGGGGTTGCAGCCATAATTGGGCCACAGTCATCAGCCATAGCTCATTCGATTTCTCAAATAGCCGATGCTGTCAAAGTTCCCCTTATTTCATATGCTGCAACTGATCCAACCCTATCATCCCTTCAGTTTCCTCTCTTTTTTCGCACCGTACAAAGTGACTCAGAGCAAATGGTTGCAATGGCCAATTTAATTGACTTTAATGGATGGAAAGAAGTCATTGTTGTCTTCTTGGATGACGACTATGGAAGAAATGGAGTATCTGCTTTGAGTGATGAACTCGAAAATAGGAGATTGAAAATAGCTCACAAACTAGCTTTGAGTATTCATTTCGACCTAGATGAAATCACTAAGTTGCTCAATCAAACCAAAGTGTTTAACCCTCGTGTTTTTGTTGTTCATATCAATCCTGATCCTAGATTGAGGATTTTTTCCATTGCTCACAAACTTCAAATGATGACTAGTGAATATGTTTGGCTTGTCACAGATTGGCTCGCTGCTACCCTACATTCATTTTCGCCAGCGAATCAGAAATCTCTTAGCGTTGTCGAAGGAGTTGTTGGTCTTCGTCAACACATCCCGGATTCtagaaaaaaaagagattttGTTTTTCGATggaaaaaaatgcaaaaagaaGGTGTAGCTAATACTAGTTTGAATTCCTATGGATTTTTTGCTTACGATACAGTTTGGGCAGTTGCACATTCAATTGATAAATTTCTGAAAGTGCATGACAATATTACCTTTTCGCTTCGTGACAACAATATGGTACCTCATACAGAAGGAATCGGTATTCAGCTTGAGAAGCTCAAAATCTTTGCCAATGGATCTGATTTTGTTAACATATTATCACTATCAAATTTTAGCGGCGTGAGTGGTCAAATTCAGTTTAGTTCAGACAGAAATGTCATTAGTAGTGGTTATGATGTTATCAATATCAATCAGATGAAAATTAAGAGGGTTGGTTATTGGTCTAATCATTCAGGATTTTCAGTTGTTCCCCCCGAAGTTCTTGCGAAGAAGAAACATCCAAGGGTTTCCGTAGATCAGAAGCTTGAAAATATTACTTGGCTAGGTGGGAAAACAGAAAGACCGCGCGGCTGGGTGATTGCGGATAATGCAAAGCCATTGAGAATTGGAGTGCCAAGGAGAGCGAGTTTCGTTGAATTTGTAACTGAACTGCAAGATAGTCATAAGATTCAAGGGTATTGTATCGATATCTTCATGAAAGCCTTGGAATTTATTCCATATGAAATTCCTTTTGTATTTAAGCCTGTTGGGAATGGTAAAGCAAATCCAAATTATGATGCACTCGTcaaaaaaattgaccaaaat GTATATGATGCAGTTGTTGGAGACATTGCGATTGTGACGAACCGAACAAAGATTGCGGACTTTTCTCAACCTTTTGCATCATCTAGCCTTGTTATAGTGGCTCCTATCAACAGTTCAAAATCAAATGCCTGGGTATTCCTCAAACCATTCTCAGCAGATATGTGGTGTATCATTGGTGCATCATTTCTCATGATTGGAGTTGTTATATGGATTCTTGAACACCGAGTCAACGATGAATTCCGTGGTCCTCCTAAGAgacaagttgtcacaatatttAT gTTCAGTCTCTCAACACTTTTTAAGACAAATA ATAATACCGTAAGCTCGCTTTCTAAAATGGTCTTGATAGTATGGCTTTTCCTACTGATGGTGATAACAGCTAGCTATACAGCAAGCTTGACGTCAATTCTCACAGTGGAACAACTTTCATCGCCGATCACAGGAATCGATAGCTTGATTGCAAGTAACTGGCCTATTGGATACCAAGTAGGGTCGTTCGCTTACAGCTATCTGACAGATAATCTTTATGTATCAAAATCAAGACTTGTTTCCTTAGGCTCCCCTGAGGAATATGCGGTAGCACTTCGGAATGGTCCGTCTGGTGGTGGCGTAGCAGCTATCGTCGATGAGCTTCCGTATGTTGAATTGTTTCTGTCAAAAGAAACTGAATTCGGTATTATCGGTCAGCCATTTACCAGAAGCAGTTGGGGATTC GCTTTTCAAAGAGACTCGCCTCTTGCACTTGACATGTCAACTGCAATATTGAAACTAGCCGAGAGTGGAGAGCTTCAAAAGATACACGAGAGATGGTTTTGCAAGATGGGTTGTCCCGGCGAAAGGAAAAGCAACCCTAAACCAGACCAACTTCATCTGATCAGCTTTTGGGGTCTATATCTCTCGTGCGCTGTCATCTCTGTTGTGGCACTTGTTTTGTTTCTGCTGCGAATGATTAGCCAATATGTTGGCTTCAAACAAAGGCAAAAGGACATTGTTGCACCATCCTCGGAACAATCTAAAAGTCATTGTTCCCGGGTTGTTGTTAACTTCTTTAACTTCATCGATGAAAAGGAAGAAGCTATCAAGAAAATGTTTACTCAATGTGACAATCCTCATAACCCCCCCACCTGA
- the LOC123896859 gene encoding glutamate receptor 3.4-like isoform X1, which translates to MEVFGIKGFFIFVFCLWISNEVMAATIGNSSVSSRPSVLKIGALFTVNSVIGRSAKPGIMAAIEDVNANKSILPGVKLEVILHDTNCSGFLGTVEALQLMENEVVAAIGPQSSGIAHIISHVANELHIPLLSFGATDPTLSSLQFPYFVRTTHSDYFQMYAIADLVDHYRWRQVIAIFVDDDNGRNGVSVLGDALAKKRGKISYKAALSPVATKSDISDLLNSVNLMESRVFVLHVNPDYGLAIFSIAKNLGMMTSGYVWIATDWLPSKLDSMEPVDANTLNLLQGVIALRHHTPDTNLKKSFFSRLKNANGTKTSSFNSYALYAYDSVWLAAYALDTFLKEGGNISFSSDPKLVDTKGSMLHLSSLRVFDGGPSFLPTLLRMNFTGLSGQIQFANGKDLIQPSYDILNIGDSGSRRVGYWSNYSGLSVLAPEILYKKPPNTSTSNQKLFSVLWPGETVAIPKGWVFPNNGMPLRIAVPHRISYLEFVSKDKNPPGVRGYCIDVFEAAINLLPYPVPRKYILYGDGNRNPSYSELVNQVALNNFDAAVGDVTIVPNRTRLLDFTQPFMESGLVVVVPVKEIKSSPWAFLKPFTAQMWCVTGAFFLFVGAVVWILEHRHNPEFRGPPKKQLMTIFWFTFSTMFFSHRENTVSGLGRFVLIIWLFVVLIINSSYTASLTSILTVQQLSSQIEGIDSLISGTQPIGIQDGSFARRYLIDELNIQPSRIVSLKNPKAYVDALTRGPKGGGVVAIVDELPYIEIFMSSTNCKFRTVGQEFTKSGWGFGFQRDSPLAVDMSTAILQLSENGDLQKIHDKWLSKQNCAAKVDDVDSNELSLSSFWGLFLICGIACLIAMTVFFVRVFCQYMKFIPESEEEVDQENPSNRRRRSFRSSRSFKDLFEFVDKREREIKEILRQKSKKRRRDDQFSSPT; encoded by the exons ATGGAGGTGTTTGGGATAAAGGgttttttcatctttgttttctGTCTGTGGATTTCAAATGAAGTTATGGCAGCAACCATTGGAAACTCTAGTGTTTCATCTAGACCTAGTGTTTTGAAAATTGGAGCATTGTTTACTGTTAATTCTGTGATTGGAAGATCAGCTAAACCTGGAATCATGGCTGCAATTGAAGATGTTAATGCTAATAAGAGCATTCTTCCTGGTGTTAAACTTGAAGTTATTTTACATGATACAAATTGCAGTGGATTTCTTGGAACAGTGGAAG CTTTGCAGTTGATGGAAAATGAAGTGGTTGCTGCAATCGGTCCACAATCTTCAGGAATAGCTCATATCATCTCTCATGTAGCTAATGAACTCCATATACCTCTTCTTTCATTTGGGGCAACAGATCCAACTCTATCATCTCTGCAGTTTCCGTATTTCGTCCGAACCACGCACAGTGACTATTTTCAGATGTATGCTATTGCAGACCTTGTTGATCATTATAGATGGAGGCAAGTAATTGCCATTTTTGTAGATGATGATAATGGAAGAAACGGTGTTTCAGTACTCGGAGACGCGCTAGCTAAGAAACGTGGCAAGATATCTTACAAAGCGGCATTATCTCCTGTAGCGACCAAGAGTGATATCAGTGACTTGTTAAATAGTGTTAACTTAATGGAATCAAGAGTCTTTGTTCTCCATGTTAATCCTGATTATGGTTTGGCTATTTTTTCTATTGCAAAGAATCTCGGAATGATGACTAGTGGTTATGTGTGGATTGCAACAGATTGGCTTCCTTCAAAGTTGGATTCAATGGAGCCAGTTGATGCTAACACATTAAATCTCCTTCAAGGTGTTATTGCTTTGAGGCATCACACTCCTGATACTAATCTCAAAAAGAGTTTTTTCTCTAGGTTGAAGAACGCAAATGGCACGAAAACTTCAAGCTTCAACTCTTATGCTTTATATGCATATGATTCTGTCTGGTTAGCGGCTTATGCTCTTGATACTTTTCTCAAAGAAGGTGGAAACATATCTTTCTCATCTGATCCTAAGTTAGTTGACACAAAAGGAAGTATGTTGCATTTGTCTTCGCTTCGTGTTTTCGATGGTGGCCCGTCGTTTCTCCCTACACTTTTGAGAATGAACTTCACTGGTTTGAGTGGTCAGATTCAGTTCGCTAACGGAAAGGACCTAATTCAACCATCATATGATATCCTTAACATCGGAGATTCTGGTTCCCGGAGAGTCGGTTATTGGTCTAATTACTCTGGTTTATCAGTTTTAGCTCCTGAAATTTTATACAAGAAACCACCTAACACTTCAACAAGCAATCAAAAACTGTTCAGTGTTTTGTGGCCCGGAGAAACTGTAGCTATACCAAAAGGATGGGTTTTTCCCAACAATGGAATGCCTTTAAGAATAGCAGTGCCTCATAGAATAAGCTACTTGGAGTTTGTTTCTAAGGACAAGAATCCACCTGGAGTTAGAGGCTATTGCATTGATGTCTTTGAAGCAGCCATAAACTTGTTGCCTTATCCTGTTCCGcgaaaatatatattatatggagATGGTAATAGAAATCCCAGCTACAGCGAGCTTGTCAATCAGGTCGCACTTAAT AACTTCGATGCAGCTGTTGGAGATGTTACAATTGTCCCAAACAGAACAAGGCTTTTGGATTTCACTCAACCTTTTATGGAATCCGGGCTTGTAGTTGTTGTTCCTGTCAAAGAAATCAAATCAAGCCCTTGGGCTTTTCTCAAGCCATTCACTGCTCAAATGTGGTGTGTTACTGGcgccttttttctttttgtcggAGCTGTTGTATGGATTCTTGAGCACAGACACAATCCTGAGTTCCGAGGTCCACCGAAGAAGCAACTTATGACAATCTTTTG GTTTACTTTCTCAACAATGTTTTTCTCACACA GAGAGAACACTGTGAGCGGTCTTGGGCGATTCGTGCTAATCATATGGCTTTTTGTAGTATTAATTATCAATTCAAGCTACACGGCAAGCTTAACATCCATCCTCACAGTGCAGCAACTATCCTCACAAATTGAAGGAATTGATAGCTTGATATCAGGTACTCAACCAATTGGAATTCAAGACGGGTCATTTGCAAGGAGGTATCTGATAGATGAACTCAATATACAACCATCTAGGATAGTTTCATTGAAAAATCCAAAGGCGTATGTCGATGCCCTTACGCGTGGACCAAAAGGCGGAGGAGTTGTGGCTATTGTTGATGAGCTTCCTTATATTGAAATCTTTATGTCTAGTACCAACTGCAAGTTCAGAACTGTTGGACAGGAGTTCACTAAAAGTGGTTGGGGATTT GGATTCCAGAGGGACTCGCCCCTTGCTGTCGATATGTCAACTGCCATACTTCAACTCTCAGAAAATGGTGACCTGCAAAAGATCCATGACAAATGgctttcaaaacaaaattgtgcTGCAAAAGTCGACGACGTTGATTCAAATGAACTATCTCTTAGTAGCTTCTGGGGTCTCTTTCTTATATGTGGCATTGCATGTCTCATTGCTATGACTGTATTCTTTGTTAGAGTGTTCTGTCAATACATGAAATTCATCCCAGAGAGTGAGGAGGAAGTTGACCAGGAAAATCCGTCAAATAGGCGTAGAAGAAGTTTTCGATCTTCGAGAAGCTTCAAAGACTTGTTTGAATTTGTGgataagagagaaagagaaatcaAGGAGATACTTAGGCAGAAGAGTAAGAAAAGGAGACGTGACGACCAATTTAGTTCACCTACCTAA
- the LOC123896859 gene encoding glutamate receptor 3.4-like isoform X2 produces the protein MLMLIRAFFLVLNLKLFYMIQIAVDFLEQWKLMENEVVAAIGPQSSGIAHIISHVANELHIPLLSFGATDPTLSSLQFPYFVRTTHSDYFQMYAIADLVDHYRWRQVIAIFVDDDNGRNGVSVLGDALAKKRGKISYKAALSPVATKSDISDLLNSVNLMESRVFVLHVNPDYGLAIFSIAKNLGMMTSGYVWIATDWLPSKLDSMEPVDANTLNLLQGVIALRHHTPDTNLKKSFFSRLKNANGTKTSSFNSYALYAYDSVWLAAYALDTFLKEGGNISFSSDPKLVDTKGSMLHLSSLRVFDGGPSFLPTLLRMNFTGLSGQIQFANGKDLIQPSYDILNIGDSGSRRVGYWSNYSGLSVLAPEILYKKPPNTSTSNQKLFSVLWPGETVAIPKGWVFPNNGMPLRIAVPHRISYLEFVSKDKNPPGVRGYCIDVFEAAINLLPYPVPRKYILYGDGNRNPSYSELVNQVALNNFDAAVGDVTIVPNRTRLLDFTQPFMESGLVVVVPVKEIKSSPWAFLKPFTAQMWCVTGAFFLFVGAVVWILEHRHNPEFRGPPKKQLMTIFWFTFSTMFFSHRENTVSGLGRFVLIIWLFVVLIINSSYTASLTSILTVQQLSSQIEGIDSLISGTQPIGIQDGSFARRYLIDELNIQPSRIVSLKNPKAYVDALTRGPKGGGVVAIVDELPYIEIFMSSTNCKFRTVGQEFTKSGWGFGFQRDSPLAVDMSTAILQLSENGDLQKIHDKWLSKQNCAAKVDDVDSNELSLSSFWGLFLICGIACLIAMTVFFVRVFCQYMKFIPESEEEVDQENPSNRRRRSFRSSRSFKDLFEFVDKREREIKEILRQKSKKRRRDDQFSSPT, from the exons ATGTTAATGCTAATAAGAGCATTCTTCCTGGTGTTAAACTTGAAGTTATTTTACATGATACAAATTGCAGTGGATTTCTTGGAACAGTGGAAG TTGATGGAAAATGAAGTGGTTGCTGCAATCGGTCCACAATCTTCAGGAATAGCTCATATCATCTCTCATGTAGCTAATGAACTCCATATACCTCTTCTTTCATTTGGGGCAACAGATCCAACTCTATCATCTCTGCAGTTTCCGTATTTCGTCCGAACCACGCACAGTGACTATTTTCAGATGTATGCTATTGCAGACCTTGTTGATCATTATAGATGGAGGCAAGTAATTGCCATTTTTGTAGATGATGATAATGGAAGAAACGGTGTTTCAGTACTCGGAGACGCGCTAGCTAAGAAACGTGGCAAGATATCTTACAAAGCGGCATTATCTCCTGTAGCGACCAAGAGTGATATCAGTGACTTGTTAAATAGTGTTAACTTAATGGAATCAAGAGTCTTTGTTCTCCATGTTAATCCTGATTATGGTTTGGCTATTTTTTCTATTGCAAAGAATCTCGGAATGATGACTAGTGGTTATGTGTGGATTGCAACAGATTGGCTTCCTTCAAAGTTGGATTCAATGGAGCCAGTTGATGCTAACACATTAAATCTCCTTCAAGGTGTTATTGCTTTGAGGCATCACACTCCTGATACTAATCTCAAAAAGAGTTTTTTCTCTAGGTTGAAGAACGCAAATGGCACGAAAACTTCAAGCTTCAACTCTTATGCTTTATATGCATATGATTCTGTCTGGTTAGCGGCTTATGCTCTTGATACTTTTCTCAAAGAAGGTGGAAACATATCTTTCTCATCTGATCCTAAGTTAGTTGACACAAAAGGAAGTATGTTGCATTTGTCTTCGCTTCGTGTTTTCGATGGTGGCCCGTCGTTTCTCCCTACACTTTTGAGAATGAACTTCACTGGTTTGAGTGGTCAGATTCAGTTCGCTAACGGAAAGGACCTAATTCAACCATCATATGATATCCTTAACATCGGAGATTCTGGTTCCCGGAGAGTCGGTTATTGGTCTAATTACTCTGGTTTATCAGTTTTAGCTCCTGAAATTTTATACAAGAAACCACCTAACACTTCAACAAGCAATCAAAAACTGTTCAGTGTTTTGTGGCCCGGAGAAACTGTAGCTATACCAAAAGGATGGGTTTTTCCCAACAATGGAATGCCTTTAAGAATAGCAGTGCCTCATAGAATAAGCTACTTGGAGTTTGTTTCTAAGGACAAGAATCCACCTGGAGTTAGAGGCTATTGCATTGATGTCTTTGAAGCAGCCATAAACTTGTTGCCTTATCCTGTTCCGcgaaaatatatattatatggagATGGTAATAGAAATCCCAGCTACAGCGAGCTTGTCAATCAGGTCGCACTTAAT AACTTCGATGCAGCTGTTGGAGATGTTACAATTGTCCCAAACAGAACAAGGCTTTTGGATTTCACTCAACCTTTTATGGAATCCGGGCTTGTAGTTGTTGTTCCTGTCAAAGAAATCAAATCAAGCCCTTGGGCTTTTCTCAAGCCATTCACTGCTCAAATGTGGTGTGTTACTGGcgccttttttctttttgtcggAGCTGTTGTATGGATTCTTGAGCACAGACACAATCCTGAGTTCCGAGGTCCACCGAAGAAGCAACTTATGACAATCTTTTG GTTTACTTTCTCAACAATGTTTTTCTCACACA GAGAGAACACTGTGAGCGGTCTTGGGCGATTCGTGCTAATCATATGGCTTTTTGTAGTATTAATTATCAATTCAAGCTACACGGCAAGCTTAACATCCATCCTCACAGTGCAGCAACTATCCTCACAAATTGAAGGAATTGATAGCTTGATATCAGGTACTCAACCAATTGGAATTCAAGACGGGTCATTTGCAAGGAGGTATCTGATAGATGAACTCAATATACAACCATCTAGGATAGTTTCATTGAAAAATCCAAAGGCGTATGTCGATGCCCTTACGCGTGGACCAAAAGGCGGAGGAGTTGTGGCTATTGTTGATGAGCTTCCTTATATTGAAATCTTTATGTCTAGTACCAACTGCAAGTTCAGAACTGTTGGACAGGAGTTCACTAAAAGTGGTTGGGGATTT GGATTCCAGAGGGACTCGCCCCTTGCTGTCGATATGTCAACTGCCATACTTCAACTCTCAGAAAATGGTGACCTGCAAAAGATCCATGACAAATGgctttcaaaacaaaattgtgcTGCAAAAGTCGACGACGTTGATTCAAATGAACTATCTCTTAGTAGCTTCTGGGGTCTCTTTCTTATATGTGGCATTGCATGTCTCATTGCTATGACTGTATTCTTTGTTAGAGTGTTCTGTCAATACATGAAATTCATCCCAGAGAGTGAGGAGGAAGTTGACCAGGAAAATCCGTCAAATAGGCGTAGAAGAAGTTTTCGATCTTCGAGAAGCTTCAAAGACTTGTTTGAATTTGTGgataagagagaaagagaaatcaAGGAGATACTTAGGCAGAAGAGTAAGAAAAGGAGACGTGACGACCAATTTAGTTCACCTACCTAA
- the LOC123899971 gene encoding uncharacterized protein LOC123899971: MSETRPVPRRESPWGITGENHPEPKAHRCNDRVEDVIQACFEGNPFKTVPGPFKLFWQCMRSKPGEEPTEPFTYLDLDPPKRAQPVKLE; the protein is encoded by the exons atgagcgaGACAAGGCCAGTTCCACGAAGAGAGAGTCCATGGGGAATAACAGGAGAGAATCATCCTGAACCTAAAGCTCATCGATGCAATGATCGTGTTGAAGATGTTATACAG gcttgctttgagggAAACCCGTTCAAGACTGTTCCAGGGCCTTTCAAGCTCTTCTGGCAGTGCATGCGTTCTAAACCTGG CGAGGAACCAACTGAGCCATTTACCtatttggatttggatcctcCAAAGAGAGCACAACCCGTGAAACTTGAGTAG